The following are from one region of the Halolamina litorea genome:
- a CDS encoding zinc-dependent metalloprotease — protein MDLFRSVGAVAGASGDGVVDWAAVSEAAKSATEPGSLDLSPADREGYAADVRDARDRIREVGGVEFDVPETIALQNRHHWIDANVDTFQRLIAPMAEEVGQPLLPGASRVINTGSMSFSLAFLARNVLGQYDPLLLAEADGGPDHELYFVHPNIERTAKELNVEFPRFRRWIAFHEVTHAAEFGAADWLPEYLESRMRNTITELSAGGLNREAFSELDAAMTAVEGYAELLMDRAFDEEYDDLRRKIDARRGGNGPVDRLVRRLLGLGLKRRQYERGAEFFNAVADTAGLETAAKVWDEPGNLPSDDELDDPSRWLARIE, from the coding sequence ATGGATCTCTTCCGCAGCGTCGGGGCCGTCGCCGGCGCCTCCGGTGACGGCGTCGTCGACTGGGCGGCCGTCTCCGAGGCCGCGAAGTCGGCGACCGAGCCGGGCTCGCTCGACCTCTCTCCGGCCGACCGCGAGGGGTACGCCGCAGACGTGCGCGACGCGCGTGACCGCATCCGCGAGGTCGGCGGCGTCGAGTTCGACGTCCCCGAGACGATCGCGCTGCAGAACCGTCACCACTGGATCGACGCCAACGTCGATACGTTCCAGCGCCTGATCGCGCCGATGGCCGAGGAGGTAGGGCAGCCGCTGCTACCCGGCGCCTCCCGCGTGATCAACACCGGCTCGATGTCGTTCTCGCTCGCGTTCCTCGCCCGAAACGTCCTCGGGCAGTACGACCCGCTGTTGCTCGCTGAAGCGGACGGCGGCCCCGACCACGAACTCTACTTCGTCCACCCGAACATCGAGCGCACCGCCAAGGAACTGAACGTCGAGTTCCCACGCTTCCGGCGCTGGATCGCGTTCCACGAGGTGACCCACGCCGCGGAGTTCGGCGCCGCCGACTGGCTCCCCGAGTATCTGGAGTCCCGGATGCGCAACACCATCACCGAACTCTCCGCGGGCGGGCTGAACCGCGAGGCGTTCTCCGAACTCGACGCCGCGATGACCGCCGTCGAGGGCTACGCCGAACTGCTGATGGATCGGGCCTTCGACGAGGAGTACGACGACCTGCGCCGGAAGATCGACGCCCGCCGGGGCGGTAACGGCCCCGTGGACCGACTGGTCCGGCGGCTCCTCGGGCTGGGGCTGAAGCGCCGCCAGTACGAGCGCGGTGCGGAGTTCTTCAACGCCGTCGCCGACACGGCGGGGCTGGAAACGGCCGCGAAAGTGTGGGACGAGCCGGGGAACCTCCCGAGCGACGACGAACTCGACGACCCGAGCCGCTGGCTGGCCCGGATCGAGTAG
- a CDS encoding fluoride efflux transporter FluC, which translates to MPPRAKTLALVAGGGAAGALSRWGVAVVLPALAGTLAANVLGAFTLGAVVAVDANDRLPAATRLAVATGFLSSFTTYSTFAVESATAGTPALLVGNVLATYALGFAAAALGLGVGRRLRGSSPDSGGEAA; encoded by the coding sequence ATGCCGCCCCGTGCCAAAACGCTCGCGCTCGTCGCCGGCGGCGGCGCTGCGGGCGCGCTCTCGCGCTGGGGCGTCGCCGTCGTCCTCCCGGCACTGGCGGGCACGCTCGCCGCGAACGTCCTCGGGGCGTTCACGCTCGGCGCCGTCGTCGCCGTCGACGCGAACGACCGGCTCCCGGCCGCGACGCGGCTCGCCGTCGCCACCGGCTTCCTCTCCTCGTTCACGACCTACTCGACGTTCGCCGTCGAGTCGGCGACGGCCGGCACGCCGGCGCTGTTGGTCGGAAACGTCCTCGCGACGTACGCGTTAGGGTTCGCCGCCGCGGCGCTCGGCCTCGGCGTCGGTCGACGCTTGCGCGGTTCGAGCCCCGACTCGGGGGGTGAGGCGGCGTGA
- a CDS encoding M20/M25/M40 family metallo-hydrolase produces MDESQRAFLDELLTTPSPSGFETRGQRVWVDYVSEFADRVETDAYGNAIAVHEGDPTVDTEFAVGGHADEIGFIVRDIVDDGFLRIARVGGSDRTVSKGQHVTVHSDDGPVQGVIGQTAIHLRNGDDEYEDIAEQFVDVGAEDEEDAEDLVSIGDPVTFSSGIQELANSRIAARGMDNRVGTWVAAEALRRAAAAGADATVYAVSTVQEEVGLKGAQMVGFDVNPDAYIAVDVTHATDNPDVAGSNRGPVELSEGPVVGRGSANHPNLVELAREAGDADGVDYQLQAAGSRTGTDADGVFTQRGGVPSLNIGIPNRYMHTPVEVVDTEDLDAVADLCAGIAERAAENAPFAVDI; encoded by the coding sequence ATGGACGAGAGTCAGCGGGCGTTCCTCGACGAACTACTCACGACACCCAGTCCCTCCGGCTTCGAGACGCGTGGCCAGCGCGTCTGGGTCGACTACGTTTCCGAGTTCGCCGACCGCGTCGAGACCGACGCCTACGGTAACGCCATCGCGGTCCACGAGGGCGACCCGACCGTGGACACCGAGTTCGCCGTCGGCGGCCACGCCGACGAGATCGGCTTCATCGTGCGGGACATCGTCGACGACGGCTTCCTCCGCATCGCCCGCGTCGGCGGCTCTGACCGCACCGTCTCGAAGGGCCAGCACGTCACGGTTCACAGCGACGACGGGCCCGTGCAGGGCGTCATCGGCCAGACCGCGATCCACCTCCGAAACGGCGACGACGAGTACGAGGACATCGCCGAGCAGTTCGTCGACGTGGGCGCCGAGGACGAGGAGGACGCCGAGGACCTCGTCTCCATCGGCGACCCCGTGACGTTCTCATCGGGGATTCAGGAACTGGCCAACAGCCGCATCGCCGCCCGCGGGATGGACAACCGCGTCGGCACGTGGGTCGCCGCCGAGGCACTCCGCCGCGCGGCCGCGGCCGGCGCCGACGCGACCGTCTACGCCGTCTCGACGGTGCAGGAGGAGGTCGGTCTGAAGGGGGCCCAGATGGTGGGCTTCGACGTCAACCCCGACGCCTACATCGCCGTCGACGTGACCCACGCGACGGACAACCCCGACGTGGCCGGGAGCAACCGCGGTCCCGTCGAACTCAGCGAGGGGCCGGTGGTGGGTCGGGGCAGCGCGAACCACCCGAACCTCGTCGAACTGGCTCGTGAGGCCGGCGACGCCGACGGCGTGGACTACCAGCTACAGGCCGCCGGCAGCCGCACGGGCACCGACGCCGACGGCGTGTTCACCCAGCGCGGCGGCGTGCCGTCGCTCAACATCGGGATCCCGAACCGCTACATGCACACGCCGGTCGAAGTGGTCGACACCGAGGACCTCGACGCCGTCGCCGACCTCTGTGCGGGCATCGCCGAGCGGGCGGCTGAGAACGCGCCGTTCGCGGTCGATATCTGA
- a CDS encoding lysylphosphatidylglycerol synthase domain-containing protein, giving the protein MRNRARLLAGGVLGIGGVLAYLWFVGVGDVASTLRGLAPAIVVAVAVLVVVEGVVDGIGVWASVRPLGEGLTGRESVQFALAGDFFDIVSPAGAASSEPIMAQFVGTATETSYSEALGVRSVAKYVKAGGQVLLSASLGLLVLRGQASSSTVLTTLGAAVVVILVLGVAVGLSGGLLSRLLVAVLEPVVRAVSAVVPGVDPDDGFVREAVGRFGVRVAEFRDAPALVGLIALGGIIEQAVVATALWVLLSDLGVAVALAPIVVVVPLPQAATVVPVPASLGTYDVLLGGALALTTGAPAAVAAAAVVVFRGLTLLFGLATGGFCAALLRGWDVRPGAD; this is encoded by the coding sequence ATGCGAAATCGGGCCCGGCTGCTCGCCGGCGGGGTTCTCGGTATCGGGGGCGTGCTCGCCTACCTCTGGTTCGTCGGCGTGGGCGACGTGGCGTCGACGCTCCGCGGGCTCGCTCCCGCGATCGTCGTCGCCGTCGCCGTGCTCGTCGTCGTCGAGGGCGTCGTCGACGGGATCGGCGTCTGGGCCTCCGTCCGACCGCTCGGGGAGGGGCTGACCGGCCGCGAGAGCGTCCAGTTCGCCCTCGCGGGGGACTTCTTCGACATCGTGAGCCCGGCCGGCGCCGCCAGCTCGGAGCCGATCATGGCGCAGTTCGTCGGCACCGCCACCGAGACGAGCTACAGCGAGGCCCTCGGCGTCCGCAGCGTCGCCAAGTACGTGAAGGCGGGCGGGCAGGTGTTGCTGTCGGCGAGTCTCGGCCTGCTCGTGTTGCGCGGCCAGGCGTCGTCTTCGACGGTCCTGACCACGCTGGGTGCGGCGGTCGTCGTCATCCTCGTCCTCGGCGTCGCCGTCGGGCTCAGCGGCGGCCTGCTCAGTCGACTCCTCGTCGCCGTACTCGAACCCGTCGTCCGCGCGGTCAGCGCGGTCGTTCCCGGCGTCGACCCCGACGACGGGTTCGTCCGCGAGGCCGTCGGCCGGTTCGGCGTCCGGGTCGCCGAGTTCCGCGACGCGCCGGCGCTGGTGGGACTGATCGCGCTCGGCGGCATCATCGAACAGGCCGTCGTAGCGACCGCCCTCTGGGTGCTGCTCTCGGACCTGGGCGTCGCCGTCGCGCTCGCGCCCATCGTCGTCGTCGTCCCGCTGCCGCAGGCCGCCACGGTCGTCCCCGTCCCGGCGAGCCTCGGGACGTACGACGTGTTGCTCGGCGGCGCGCTCGCACTCACGACCGGTGCTCCCGCCGCAGTGGCCGCCGCCGCCGTCGTGGTCTTCCGCGGGCTGACGCTGCTGTTCGGGCTCGCAACCGGGGGGTTCTGTGCCGCGCTGCTCCGGGGCTGGGACGTGCGGCCGGGGGCGGACTGA
- the crcB gene encoding fluoride efflux transporter CrcB: MIPESPALLVGLGGALGATLRYAVGEALADRDTPFPVPTLAVNTLGTFTLGVLTFAGAGEDALLLFGTGLCGAFTTFSSFSVETVRLWDAGTRGLALAYALGTLALAGVALAAAWSLAGVV, from the coding sequence GTGATCCCCGAGTCGCCCGCGCTCCTGGTCGGTCTCGGCGGCGCCCTCGGGGCGACGCTGCGCTACGCCGTCGGCGAGGCGCTCGCCGATCGGGACACGCCGTTCCCGGTGCCGACGCTGGCGGTCAACACCCTCGGCACGTTCACGCTTGGGGTCCTTACCTTCGCCGGCGCGGGTGAGGACGCCCTGCTCCTCTTCGGGACCGGCCTCTGTGGCGCGTTCACGACGTTCTCCTCGTTCTCGGTCGAGACGGTCCGGCTGTGGGACGCCGGCACCCGTGGTCTCGCGCTCGCGTACGCGCTCGGGACGCTCGCGCTGGCGGGCGTCGCGCTGGCGGCCGCGTGGTCCCTCGCCGGCGTCGTTTGA
- a CDS encoding 50S ribosomal protein L11 has translation MAGTIEVLVAGGEADPGPPLGPELGPTPVDVQAVVQEINEETDAFDGMEVPVTIEYEDDGSFSISVGVPPTAELIKDEAGFDTGSGEPQENFVADLTIEQLKKIAEQKSSDLLAYDTKNAAKEVAGTCVTLGVTIEGEDARTFKARIDGGDYDDTFAEA, from the coding sequence ATGGCTGGAACCATCGAAGTGCTCGTCGCGGGCGGCGAGGCCGACCCTGGCCCGCCGCTCGGCCCCGAGCTGGGTCCGACGCCCGTCGACGTGCAGGCGGTCGTACAGGAGATCAACGAGGAGACCGACGCGTTCGACGGCATGGAAGTGCCCGTCACCATCGAGTACGAGGACGACGGTTCGTTCTCCATCTCGGTCGGTGTGCCGCCGACGGCGGAGCTCATCAAGGACGAGGCCGGCTTCGACACCGGCTCCGGTGAGCCCCAGGAGAACTTCGTCGCGGACCTCACGATCGAGCAGCTGAAGAAGATCGCGGAGCAGAAGTCCTCGGACCTGCTCGCCTACGACACCAAGAACGCGGCCAAGGAGGTCGCCGGCACGTGTGTCACGCTCGGTGTCACCATCGAGGGCGAGGACGCTCGAACGTTCAAGGCCCGCATCGACGGCGGCGACTACGACGACACGTTCGCCGAGGCCTGA